Genomic DNA from Vreelandella subglaciescola:
GTTCAACGAGATCACCAAAAACGCGATTCAGGACGCCTTTAAAGCACCTGGCACGCTGAACATTCCCCGGGTAGAAGCGCAGCAGGCGCGGCGTTTTCTCGACCGCGTGGTGGGCTTTATGCTCTCGCCGCTATTGTGGGCCAAAGTGGCCCGCGGGCTGTCGGCGGGGCGGGTGCAGTCGGTGGCCGTGAGGCTGATCGTCGAGCGCGAGCGCGAGATCCGCGCGTTTATTCCTGAAGAGTTCTGGGACGTCCACGCCGATCTGGTAACGCCCGAGGGCGAGGCCGTGCGCTTTGCGCTGGCGCGCCAGGACGGCAAGGCTTTCCGTCCCACGTCAGAGGCCGACACCCTTGAGCGCATTGCCGCGCTGAACAAGGCCGACTTTTCGATTACCGCCCGGGAAGACAAGCCCACGCGTTCCAAGCCCGGCGCGCCCTTTATTACCTCGACGCTGCAGCAGGCGGCCAGCGGGCGCCTGGGCTTCTCGGTCAAAAAGACCATGACCATGGCCCAGCGCCTTTATGAGGCGGGCTACATTACCTACATGCGGACCGACTCCACCAACCTGTCCAACGACGCGGTGGAAGGCGTGCGCGGCTTTATTGGCGAAGAGTTTGGCGAGCGTTACCTGCCCGCAGACGCTATTCGCTACACCAGCAAGGAAAGCGCTCAGGAAGCGCACGAGGCGATTCGCCCGTCAAGCGTTGAGCGCAAGGCCACCGACTTGGCCGGCATGGAGCGCGACGCCGAGCGTTTGTACGAGCTGATCTGGCGGCAGTTTGTGGCCTGCCAGATGACCCCGGCCGAGTACCTGTCGAGCACCCTGAGCATCGACGTGAAAGGTTTTGAGCTGCGCGCCAAAGGCCGCGTGCTGAAGTTTGACGGTTATACCCGGGTGATGAAGCCGTCGGGCAAGAACGAGGATCAGCACCTGCCCGATCTGCCCGAAGGCACGCCGATGACGCTCGACGCGCTGGATCCGCAGCAGCACTTCACCAAGCCGCCGGCGCGCTACACCGAGGCGGCGCTGGTCAAGGAGCTGGAAAAGCAGGGCATTGGTCGGCCATCGACCTATGCGGCGATTATTTCCACCATTCAGGATCGCGGCTACGTCAGGCTGGAAAGCCGGCGTTTCTACGCCGAAAAGCTTGGCGACATCGTCACCGAGCGGCTCAAGGAGTCGTTCCCCGACCTGATGGACTATTCCTTTACCGCGCGGATGGAAGGCGGGCTGGACGACGTGGCCGAGGGTGAACGCAACTGGCGCGCGCTGCTCGACGCCTTTTACCATGAGTTCCGTGAAGAGCTTTCCCGCGCCGAAAGCGAAGACGGCATGCGTCCCAACGAGCCGGTGCCGACCGACATCGAGTGCCCCAAATGCGGCCGTCACATGCAGATCCGCACCGCCTCGACGGGGGTGTTTCTGGGCTGTAGCGGCTATAACCTGCCGCCCAAGGAACGCTGCAAAACCACCATTGACCTGATTCCCGGCGAAGAAGCCGTTGCCGACGACGCCGGCGCAGATGCCGAAACCGACGCGCTGCGCGCCAAACGCCGCTGCCCCCGTTGCGAAACGGCCATGGACAGCTACCTGATCGACGAGGCGCGCAAGCTGCACATCTGCGGCAACAGCCCCGACTGCCGCGGCTACGAAATAGAAGCCGGCAAGTTCAAGATCAAGGGCTATGAAGGCCCGGTGATCGAGTGCGACAAGTGCGGCAGCGAGATGCAGCTGAAATCCGGGCGCTTCGGCAAGTACTTCGGTTGCACCAACGAAGAGTGCAAGAACACCCGCAAGCTGTTGCGTAGCGGCGAAGTCGCGCCGCCCAAGATCGATCCGATCCCCATGCCCGAGCTTGCCTGCCAGAAGGTGGAAGACCACTACGTGCTGCGCGACGGCGCCAGCGGGCTGTTCCTCGCGGCGAGCAAGTTTCCCAAGAATCGTGAAACCCGCCCGCCGCTGGTCAAAGAGCTGAAGGCGCACGCCGACGAACTGCCCGAGAAGTATCACTTCATTCTCAAGGCGCCCAGCGAAGACCCCGACGGCCGGCCGACCCAGATACGTTTTTCGCGCAAGAGCAAGGAGCAGTTCGTGATGACCGATGAAGACGGCAAAGCCACGGGCTGGAAGGCCAACTTTGCAGACGGTCAGTGGGTCGTGGAAGACAAGCGTAAAAAGTAACGGCGAGGGCAGTGAAGCAGGCGTTTCGCCAGGCGTTGTGTGTGAACCCGGGGCGTGTGCCGGTGTCGTACGCGTGGCGTGTCACGAGCATACAAAGGAGAGGGATATGCGCTATAACCAAGTTCGCGATCTGGTGGCCTGGGCCGCTGATTTTCATGGGCGAATGGCCCGCCAGTTCAGCGATACGGCGAAAGAGGCCGAGAGCGAGCGCCTGCAAATGGCGCTCGACTATCTCGCCAGCGAAGAGCTGCGTATGAAAACCGGGCTGGAGGATGCTCTTGCCGACGATTCCGAGCATCAGAAAGTGCTTAACACCTGGTTTGACGATGCGTCGGATTTTCCCCAGCCTCCCGAACTTGAGCGTCTGGCGCAGTACGCCACCTACGACAGCATTGATGCGGCCATGAATGTCTCGGTGGAGGCGCATAACGCGCTTCAGCGCCTGTACGCGTACCGCGCAGAAAAAGCGGCCATTCCCGAATCGGCCGATTTTTTCAACGCGCTGGCCGAAGGCCACGAAGCCGAAGTGCGCCGTATCGTGTCGCAGTTTGAAGAGTTCAGCGATCTTTAGCTAGGAACGTATAGCGAGAACGTACAGCGAAACAGCACAACGAAAGAGTACGCCTATGTTTTTACACCGTCGCCGCTTTCTTGTCGGCGCGCTGGCTTGTATGGCCACCTACGCGGCGCCGGCAAGCGCCGGCTTTCTGGCGGAGATCGCGTTTGTGGATCTGGTCGACAAGCAGCTGGCCACAGCGGTCAGGCCCCGCCATCCGGATGAGCTGTGGGTGCTGGTGGATGATAAGGCGTCGACCCTGGATATTTATCGCGGCCATGACCGCATTGAGCACTTTACGCCGGTGTCGCTTGGCCGCGGTGGGGCAGAAACCCAGCGCATTCGCGGGGGCAGTGTCACGCCGCTGGGCGAGTTTCGTATCAACCGCTTCAATTATGCCAGCCGCTGGCATATTTTCATGGGGGTCGACTACCCCACACCGGCACATGCGCGCATGGCGCTGCAGTCAGGGGTTTATTCACAGCAAGACTACGATGCGTATTTCGATCATTACCGCCGGTACGGCGCACCACCGCAGAATACCGTGCTGGGCGGCGCTATAGGCCTGCACGGGCTGGGTGAAGCCGATCCTGAGGTGCACAGGCGCTTCAACTGGACGCAAGGCTGCGTGGCGATGACGGATACGCAGGTGGAGCGCATGGACGAGCTTGTGGGCATCGGCACTCGCATTGTTATTCGCTAACTCAATTGTTATTCGCTAACTCAATTGTTATTCGCTAACTCAATTGTTATTCGCTAAGCTGTTGTTGTCGAAGATTGTTCAAAGTTTCAGCATTTGGACATGCGATGCTAGACAAACGTTGTGCGCTGTAATACAACTGCGTTTCGCGTCTGTGCTTCGCGGCACAGGTCGCTGCAGTGAGCCTGCTTTTTGCAGGTAGACAAGGTGGTCCAAGGCCTTTAGTCTTGGCGCCTGTCGTTCAATTAATGTAGTACCAAGGAAGACTCAAGGAGAACATTATGACTCTGAAGACGACCCTGAAAATGTCCGCCGCTGCCGCTTCACTGGCAATCCTCGCTGGTTGTGCCTCTTCCGGCGCGCTGGAAGAAGTTCGCACGACGGCAGAATCAGCTCAGGCTGACGCCGCTGAAGCACGTAGCACCGCTTCTCAGGCGCTGAATACTGCAAACCAGGCACAGCGTGACGCACGTGCTGCCCTGCAGATGTCTGAAAAGAACCGTGAAGAGATGAACCGCATGTTCGAGCGCTCCATGCAGAAGTAAGACCGCATGGAAGCCGCAGCGGGCTTTATGCCTTATGCGGTGCTTGTACAAAGCACAAAAAACCCTGCCTCGGCAGGGTTTTTTGTTTGTCTGGTCGTTGCTATTTTATTCTCCGGCTGAGGCACTTTCCAGCTGAATCTCCTCAAGTAACTCTGCCGTGTTGCGTGACTTGGCGGCGTCGGGCGTTGGCGATGCCTGGGGGCCGGTAAGCGCGATGATGCTGGCGTCAGAGTCCCCAATGGCCTGTTTTACCCGGGCATAGTCAATCTCGACGCCGTCTTTGGTTTGCGCGTCGACCATTTTCAGCGCGTCGAGCAGCGGTTCCACATCTACGCTGTTTTCTTCGAGCTGGGGAAACGACTGCACCAGCAGGCTGCCGTCAGCGTCCCAACCGGCCTTGAAAGGTGCGTCGATCAAGTTGACCCGGGTGTTGCCGGGCAGGCGCTCGTACAGCGATTTGATGTCTTC
This window encodes:
- the topA gene encoding type I DNA topoisomerase — encoded protein: MGKSLVIVESPAKAKTINKYLGNDFIVKSSVGHIRDLPTSGSSKTAVDPKERARQAAITRKMSADEKVVHKKRKAHTQLIRRMGIDPDNGWEAQYETLPGKEKVVAELKKLAADADAVYLATDLDREGEAIAWHLRETIGGDEGRYKRVVFNEITKNAIQDAFKAPGTLNIPRVEAQQARRFLDRVVGFMLSPLLWAKVARGLSAGRVQSVAVRLIVEREREIRAFIPEEFWDVHADLVTPEGEAVRFALARQDGKAFRPTSEADTLERIAALNKADFSITAREDKPTRSKPGAPFITSTLQQAASGRLGFSVKKTMTMAQRLYEAGYITYMRTDSTNLSNDAVEGVRGFIGEEFGERYLPADAIRYTSKESAQEAHEAIRPSSVERKATDLAGMERDAERLYELIWRQFVACQMTPAEYLSSTLSIDVKGFELRAKGRVLKFDGYTRVMKPSGKNEDQHLPDLPEGTPMTLDALDPQQHFTKPPARYTEAALVKELEKQGIGRPSTYAAIISTIQDRGYVRLESRRFYAEKLGDIVTERLKESFPDLMDYSFTARMEGGLDDVAEGERNWRALLDAFYHEFREELSRAESEDGMRPNEPVPTDIECPKCGRHMQIRTASTGVFLGCSGYNLPPKERCKTTIDLIPGEEAVADDAGADAETDALRAKRRCPRCETAMDSYLIDEARKLHICGNSPDCRGYEIEAGKFKIKGYEGPVIECDKCGSEMQLKSGRFGKYFGCTNEECKNTRKLLRSGEVAPPKIDPIPMPELACQKVEDHYVLRDGASGLFLAASKFPKNRETRPPLVKELKAHADELPEKYHFILKAPSEDPDGRPTQIRFSRKSKEQFVMTDEDGKATGWKANFADGQWVVEDKRKK
- a CDS encoding L,D-transpeptidase family protein; its protein translation is MFLHRRRFLVGALACMATYAAPASAGFLAEIAFVDLVDKQLATAVRPRHPDELWVLVDDKASTLDIYRGHDRIEHFTPVSLGRGGAETQRIRGGSVTPLGEFRINRFNYASRWHIFMGVDYPTPAHARMALQSGVYSQQDYDAYFDHYRRYGAPPQNTVLGGAIGLHGLGEADPEVHRRFNWTQGCVAMTDTQVERMDELVGIGTRIVIR
- a CDS encoding Lpp/OprI family alanine-zipper lipoprotein, producing the protein MTLKTTLKMSAAAASLAILAGCASSGALEEVRTTAESAQADAAEARSTASQALNTANQAQRDARAALQMSEKNREEMNRMFERSMQK